A part of Nesterenkonia lutea genomic DNA contains:
- a CDS encoding LacI family DNA-binding transcriptional regulator, with amino-acid sequence MIDVAKHAGVSHQSVSRVLNTPEAVHPDTRQRIERSMAALGYRRNSQARALKTQSSGLIGVVGQGDTDFGPTRMTWAIESAARQRGYATALSVVRDQRPETIDSTLDFFLSHGIDGIVVITPVPALAEAAKQLSARLPLVLVTSGLWPADNMNVAGIDQELGARRATQHLIDQGHRSIAHIAGPMDWFDARGRVVGWRQALAVADLSAPQMIRAGGWTAEAGYDAAQLLLAADELPDAVFAANDFIALGLIRALQEQGLTVPGDISVVGFDDVDAAGYFSPPLTTVRQPFEEAGRAALELLLDVSDGLTHVPNFISPELVERGSTAFKS; translated from the coding sequence AAGCATGCTGGCGTCTCCCACCAGAGCGTCTCCAGAGTTCTGAACACCCCCGAAGCGGTCCATCCGGACACCCGTCAGCGGATCGAGCGCTCGATGGCGGCGCTGGGGTACCGGCGCAACAGCCAGGCCCGTGCGCTGAAGACCCAGAGCAGCGGGTTGATCGGCGTCGTCGGCCAGGGAGACACCGATTTCGGTCCGACCCGGATGACCTGGGCCATCGAGAGCGCGGCACGTCAGCGCGGCTATGCGACCGCGCTGAGCGTGGTGCGCGACCAGCGTCCTGAGACGATCGACTCCACGCTGGACTTCTTCCTCAGCCATGGCATCGACGGGATCGTGGTGATCACTCCGGTGCCGGCGCTCGCCGAAGCGGCCAAGCAGCTCTCCGCACGACTGCCGCTGGTGCTGGTGACCTCCGGACTGTGGCCTGCGGACAATATGAACGTGGCAGGGATCGACCAGGAACTGGGCGCTCGCCGAGCCACTCAGCATCTGATCGATCAGGGCCACCGGTCGATCGCGCATATCGCCGGGCCCATGGACTGGTTCGATGCGCGGGGCCGTGTGGTCGGCTGGCGGCAGGCGCTCGCCGTCGCGGACCTCAGTGCTCCACAGATGATCCGCGCCGGAGGATGGACCGCCGAAGCGGGGTACGACGCGGCCCAGCTGCTTCTCGCTGCCGATGAGCTGCCTGATGCCGTGTTCGCCGCCAATGACTTCATCGCCCTGGGGCTGATCCGCGCCCTGCAGGAACAGGGGCTCACCGTGCCGGGAGACATCTCAGTGGTCGGCTTCGACGACGTGGACGCCGCTGGATACTTCTCCCCGCCGCTGACGACCGTTCGCCAGCCCTTTGAAGAGGCCGGACGTGCCGCGCTGGAGCTGCTGCTCGATGTCAGCGACGGCCTGACCCACGTGCCGAACTTCATCTCGCCTGAACTCGTGGAGCGTGGCTCCACCGCTTTCAAAAGCTGA
- the araB gene encoding ribulokinase codes for MPAADAVVIGVDYGTLSGRALVVRVSDGAELGSAVHPYAHAVMDQRLTAHRSEPLPPEWALQVPGDYVDVLKNAVPAALREAAVSPEDVIGIATDFTACTMVPTRTDGTPLSELPEYADRPHAYVKLWKHHAAQAQADRINELAHARNEPWIGRYGGFISSEWEFAKGLQVLEEDPEIYAAMDHWVEAADWIVWQLTGEYLRNACTAGYKGIYQDGSYPDADFLHALNPDFSGFVTEKLEHEIGQLGERAGGLTAQAAAWTGLPEGIAVAVGNVDAHVTAPAADAVAPGQMVAIMGTSTCHVMNGDRLAEVPGMCGAVQGGITEGLWGYEAGQSGVGDIFAWYVENQVPGSYSEEAESRGISIHELLTEKAAAQPVGAHGLVALDWHSGNRSVLVDHELSGLMLGQTLATRPEDGYRALLEATAFGTRTIVEAFNASGVPVTELVVAGGLLRNAFLMQTYADVTGLPISTITSTQGPALGSAIHAAVAAGAHPDVSTAGSIMGGRRKNAYTPQPEAAAAYDELFAEYRALHDYFGRGTNDMMRRLKAIRRRAHAQAVTA; via the coding sequence ATGCCAGCTGCGGATGCAGTCGTCATCGGAGTCGATTACGGCACGCTCTCAGGACGCGCCCTGGTGGTCCGGGTCAGCGACGGCGCGGAGCTCGGCTCGGCGGTGCACCCCTACGCCCACGCGGTGATGGATCAGCGCCTGACCGCTCACCGTTCAGAGCCGCTGCCGCCGGAATGGGCGCTGCAGGTCCCCGGTGATTACGTGGATGTGTTGAAGAACGCGGTTCCAGCAGCCCTGCGCGAGGCAGCAGTAAGCCCTGAGGACGTCATCGGGATCGCCACCGACTTCACCGCCTGCACCATGGTGCCGACGAGGACGGACGGCACTCCGCTGAGTGAACTCCCCGAATACGCTGATCGCCCCCATGCATACGTCAAGCTCTGGAAGCACCACGCCGCCCAGGCGCAGGCTGACCGGATCAACGAGCTCGCCCATGCCCGGAACGAACCGTGGATCGGCCGCTACGGCGGGTTCATCTCCTCCGAATGGGAGTTCGCCAAGGGGCTGCAGGTCCTGGAGGAGGATCCGGAGATCTATGCCGCGATGGACCACTGGGTCGAAGCGGCAGACTGGATCGTCTGGCAGCTCACCGGAGAATATCTCCGCAATGCCTGCACCGCAGGATATAAGGGCATCTATCAGGACGGGTCCTATCCGGACGCCGACTTCCTGCACGCCCTGAACCCCGACTTCTCCGGCTTCGTGACCGAGAAGCTCGAACATGAGATCGGTCAGCTCGGCGAACGCGCAGGCGGCCTCACGGCGCAGGCCGCGGCCTGGACCGGGCTCCCCGAAGGCATCGCGGTGGCCGTGGGCAACGTCGACGCCCATGTCACCGCCCCCGCTGCGGACGCCGTGGCCCCCGGACAGATGGTCGCGATCATGGGCACCTCCACCTGCCACGTGATGAACGGTGACCGGCTCGCCGAGGTTCCTGGGATGTGCGGCGCCGTCCAGGGCGGCATCACCGAAGGACTCTGGGGCTACGAGGCCGGCCAGTCAGGCGTCGGAGACATCTTCGCCTGGTACGTGGAGAACCAGGTGCCCGGCAGCTACAGCGAAGAGGCTGAATCCCGGGGCATCAGCATCCATGAGCTGCTCACCGAGAAGGCCGCCGCGCAGCCGGTGGGAGCCCACGGACTGGTGGCCCTGGACTGGCATTCCGGCAACCGGTCCGTGCTCGTGGACCACGAGCTGTCCGGGCTGATGCTGGGTCAGACCCTGGCCACCAGGCCCGAGGACGGATACCGGGCGCTGCTCGAGGCCACGGCATTCGGAACCCGCACCATCGTCGAGGCCTTCAACGCCTCCGGTGTTCCGGTGACCGAGCTCGTGGTCGCCGGCGGACTGCTCCGGAACGCCTTCCTGATGCAGACCTATGCCGATGTCACCGGACTGCCGATCTCGACCATCACCTCGACGCAGGGACCGGCGCTGGGCTCCGCCATCCACGCGGCCGTGGCCGCGGGCGCCCACCCGGACGTCTCCACCGCGGGGTCCATCATGGGCGGACGACGCAAGAACGCCTACACCCCGCAGCCCGAGGCGGCGGCCGCCTATGACGAGCTCTTCGCCGAATACCGCGCCCTGCATGACTACTTCGGTCGCGGCACCAATGACATGATGCGCCGGCTCAAGGCGATCCGTCGTCGCGCCCATGCTCAGGCGGTGACCGCATGA
- a CDS encoding L-ribulose-5-phosphate 4-epimerase, giving the protein MSTLHLNEFSDSANQAIAATRQIVADLHAELPRNDLVAWTAGNVSQRVDLGEDAPEPVPAVFVIKPSGVSYDELTASNMVVCTLDGTKIDDDTSTGLSPSSDTAAHAYVYRHMPAVGGVVHTHSAYATSWAARGEVIPCVLTMMADEFGGDVPVGPFALIGDDSIGRGIVETLQGSRSPAVLMDRHGPFTIGAGAQEAVKAAVLCEEVARTVHLARAYGEPQRIAQHQIDALYARYQNVYGQKDHA; this is encoded by the coding sequence ATGAGCACTCTGCATCTGAACGAGTTCTCGGACTCGGCGAACCAGGCCATCGCAGCCACCCGGCAGATCGTGGCAGATCTGCATGCGGAGCTGCCGCGCAATGACCTGGTCGCCTGGACCGCGGGCAACGTCTCCCAACGGGTGGACCTCGGCGAGGACGCACCCGAGCCGGTCCCGGCGGTCTTCGTGATCAAGCCCTCCGGGGTCAGCTACGACGAGCTGACCGCTTCGAACATGGTGGTCTGCACATTGGACGGCACCAAGATCGACGACGACACCTCCACCGGGCTGTCCCCCTCCTCCGACACCGCCGCCCACGCCTACGTCTACCGGCACATGCCCGCCGTGGGCGGGGTCGTGCACACCCATTCGGCGTATGCGACCTCCTGGGCCGCCCGGGGTGAAGTCATCCCGTGCGTGCTGACCATGATGGCTGATGAGTTCGGCGGAGACGTGCCTGTCGGGCCCTTCGCGCTGATCGGAGATGACTCCATCGGCCGCGGCATCGTGGAGACCCTGCAGGGCTCCCGATCACCGGCGGTGCTGATGGACCGTCATGGTCCCTTCACCATCGGGGCCGGGGCCCAAGAGGCGGTGAAGGCGGCGGTGCTCTGTGAAGAGGTCGCCCGCACGGTGCACCTGGCCCGGGCCTACGGGGAGCCGCAGCGGATCGCCCAGCACCAGATCGACGCGCTGTATGCGCGGTATCAGAACGTCTATGGACAGAAGGACCACGCATGA
- the araA gene encoding L-arabinose isomerase, with the protein MSSKSHTPASPPFEGKSIWFLTGSQGLYGQETLDQVAAQSQQVTAALDGAGQIPVDIVWKPVLTERDAIRRAALEANADEDCLGVIVWMHTFSPAKMWIAGLEALAKPLLHFHTQANMALPWADIDMDFMNLNQAAHGDREFGYIATRTGVRRKTVVGHSTDPRVQSEVGTWARAAAGWNALQNMRVCRFGDNMRNVAVTEGDKTEAEIRLGTSINTWAVNDLVERVDAVSQDQVDALLAEYDAHYEVAVELQAGGARRESLAYAARQEAGIRSFLEEGGFEAFTTNFEDLGGLRQLPGLAVQRLMAAGYGFGAEGDWKTAVLVRAAKVMGHGLPGGASLMEDYTYEMTPGREKILGAHMLEICPSLTRSTPRIEIHPLGIGDREDPVRMVFDTDPGEGVVVAMSDLRERFRLTANLVDVVAPDEPLPNLPVARAVWEPRPDFATSATCWLTAGAAHHTVLSTAAGIEAFEDLAEIAGMELVVIDDETTARGFARELRHNAAYHRLAQGL; encoded by the coding sequence ATGAGCTCGAAGTCTCACACCCCCGCTTCCCCGCCGTTTGAGGGGAAGTCGATCTGGTTCCTCACCGGGTCTCAGGGGCTCTATGGCCAGGAGACCCTGGATCAGGTCGCCGCCCAGTCTCAGCAGGTCACCGCCGCCCTCGACGGCGCCGGACAGATCCCGGTGGACATCGTGTGGAAGCCGGTGCTCACCGAGCGTGACGCGATCAGACGTGCTGCTCTGGAGGCCAACGCCGATGAGGACTGCCTGGGGGTGATCGTGTGGATGCACACGTTCTCTCCGGCGAAGATGTGGATCGCCGGGCTCGAGGCGCTGGCGAAGCCGCTGCTGCATTTCCACACCCAGGCGAACATGGCGCTGCCCTGGGCTGATATCGACATGGACTTCATGAACCTGAACCAGGCCGCCCATGGTGACCGGGAGTTCGGTTACATCGCGACCCGCACCGGGGTGCGCCGCAAGACCGTCGTCGGTCACAGCACCGACCCGCGGGTCCAGTCCGAGGTGGGCACCTGGGCGCGTGCCGCCGCGGGGTGGAACGCGCTGCAGAACATGCGGGTGTGTCGGTTCGGGGACAACATGCGCAATGTCGCGGTCACCGAGGGCGACAAGACCGAGGCGGAGATCCGGCTGGGCACCTCGATCAATACCTGGGCGGTCAATGACCTGGTTGAGCGTGTGGACGCGGTCAGCCAGGACCAGGTGGACGCGCTGCTGGCTGAATACGACGCGCACTACGAGGTCGCCGTCGAGCTTCAGGCAGGCGGGGCGCGCCGGGAGTCCCTGGCCTATGCCGCCCGCCAGGAGGCAGGGATCCGTTCCTTCCTGGAAGAGGGCGGGTTCGAAGCGTTCACCACCAACTTCGAAGACCTCGGCGGGCTGCGTCAGCTTCCGGGCCTGGCGGTGCAGCGACTGATGGCCGCCGGCTACGGCTTCGGCGCTGAGGGCGACTGGAAGACCGCGGTTCTGGTCCGCGCGGCGAAGGTCATGGGCCACGGGCTCCCCGGGGGTGCGTCGCTGATGGAGGACTACACCTACGAGATGACTCCGGGGCGGGAGAAGATCCTCGGGGCCCACATGCTTGAGATCTGTCCCTCGCTGACCCGCTCGACTCCGCGGATCGAGATCCACCCGCTGGGCATCGGAGACCGGGAGGACCCGGTGAGGATGGTCTTCGACACCGACCCCGGCGAGGGTGTGGTCGTGGCGATGTCTGATCTGCGTGAACGCTTCCGGCTGACGGCGAACCTGGTGGATGTGGTGGCTCCGGACGAGCCACTGCCGAATCTGCCGGTGGCCCGGGCTGTGTGGGAGCCGCGTCCGGACTTCGCGACCTCGGCGACCTGCTGGCTCACCGCGGGAGCGGCGCATCACACGGTGCTCTCCACTGCGGCCGGGATTGAGGCCTTCGAGGACCTGGCAGAGATCGCCGGGATGGAGCTGGTGGTCATCGACGATGAGACGACTGCTCGGGGCTTCGCCCGGGAGCTGCGGCACAACGCGGCGTACCACCGACTTGCGCAGGGCCTCTAG
- the chvE gene encoding multiple monosaccharide ABC transporter substrate-binding protein, which yields MQNRSMKMLGASAALVLGLTACSGGGAGSDGGDGGGDADAAPEDMTVGVAMPTQTYERWLNDGASVEEGLEELGYTADLQFADDDIPTQQQQIDQMITQEYDALIIASIDGSALTSQLDAAAAADIPVISYDRLLTNSENVDFYVTFDNFAVGQEQANALLYGLGVFDENFEEAEDAPEETLNVELFAGSLDDNNARFFWDGAMDVLEPYIEDGTLAVPSGQTTIDQAATQRWEQETAQERMENLLTSDYRGEEELHGVLSPADPLSRGIINALRSAGMGDDIESGLPIVTGQDAEIASVSLIAEGVQHSTIFKDTRNLADEAVNAADAFLNGEEPEANDTESYDNGSAVIPSYLLPVEMILEENYEEILVDSDFYTEEQVESGQQ from the coding sequence ATGCAGAACCGATCAATGAAGATGCTGGGCGCCTCGGCCGCCCTGGTTTTGGGACTCACCGCATGTTCCGGCGGAGGCGCCGGCAGTGACGGCGGCGACGGCGGCGGTGACGCCGACGCAGCACCGGAGGACATGACAGTCGGCGTCGCGATGCCGACCCAGACCTACGAGCGCTGGCTCAATGACGGCGCCTCGGTGGAGGAGGGACTGGAGGAGCTCGGCTACACCGCAGACCTGCAGTTCGCTGACGACGACATCCCCACCCAGCAGCAGCAGATCGACCAGATGATCACCCAGGAGTATGACGCGCTGATCATCGCCTCCATCGACGGCTCGGCGCTGACCAGCCAGCTCGATGCCGCCGCGGCGGCAGACATCCCCGTGATCTCCTATGACCGACTGCTGACCAACAGCGAGAACGTCGACTTCTACGTCACCTTCGACAACTTCGCCGTGGGCCAGGAACAGGCCAATGCGCTGCTCTACGGACTCGGCGTCTTCGATGAGAACTTCGAGGAGGCCGAAGATGCTCCCGAGGAGACGCTGAACGTGGAGCTCTTCGCCGGATCCCTGGATGACAACAACGCCCGTTTCTTCTGGGACGGTGCGATGGATGTGCTGGAGCCCTATATCGAGGACGGGACCCTCGCGGTTCCCTCCGGCCAGACCACCATTGATCAGGCCGCCACCCAGCGCTGGGAGCAGGAGACCGCCCAGGAGCGCATGGAGAACCTGCTCACCAGTGACTACCGCGGCGAGGAGGAGCTCCACGGTGTGCTCTCCCCGGCAGATCCGCTCTCCCGCGGCATCATCAACGCTCTGCGCAGCGCCGGCATGGGTGATGACATCGAAAGCGGTCTGCCGATCGTGACCGGGCAGGACGCGGAGATCGCTTCGGTCTCGCTGATCGCCGAGGGCGTGCAGCACTCGACCATCTTCAAGGACACGCGCAACCTCGCCGATGAGGCCGTCAATGCCGCGGACGCCTTCCTCAACGGGGAAGAGCCTGAGGCCAACGACACCGAGAGCTATGACAACGGCTCCGCTGTGATCCCCTCCTACCTGCTGCCGGTGGAGATGATCCTGGAGGAGAACTACGAGGAGATCCTCGTGGACTCCGACTTCTACACCGAGGAACAGGTCGAATCCGGCCAGCAGTGA